Proteins encoded together in one Candidatus Cloacimonadota bacterium window:
- the hpt gene encoding hypoxanthine phosphoribosyltransferase — MHKDVEKILYSEQDIKEKVKELGEQISRDYKGKNPILISILKGGVVFMADIMRALTIPIEIEFMGVASYGNSTKSSGVVQITKDCNIDIYGRHVLIIEDIVDTGLSLNYITRYLQGKSPKSLKMCVLLDKVDSHEPDIEMAYKAFDVPNEFIVGYGLDYDEKYRNLPYIGILKKEIYQ; from the coding sequence ATGCATAAAGATGTAGAAAAAATCCTCTATTCTGAGCAAGATATCAAGGAGAAGGTAAAAGAACTTGGTGAGCAGATCTCACGGGATTATAAAGGCAAGAATCCTATCCTTATCAGCATCCTCAAGGGCGGAGTCGTCTTTATGGCGGATATCATGCGCGCACTCACTATTCCTATTGAGATCGAGTTCATGGGTGTGGCAAGTTACGGCAATTCGACCAAAAGTTCCGGAGTCGTGCAGATCACGAAAGACTGTAATATAGACATATACGGACGTCATGTTCTCATTATAGAAGACATTGTCGATACGGGTTTATCGCTCAATTACATCACCAGATATCTGCAGGGAAAAAGTCCCAAATCCCTTAAGATGTGCGTGCTTCTGGATAAGGTCGATTCCCATGAGCCGGATATCGAGATGGCATACAAAGCTTTTGATGTACCGAACGAATTCATCGTAGGATACGGATTGGACTATGACGAAAAATATAGGAATCTTCCCTATATTGGAATTTTGAAAAAGGAGATCTATCAATAA